A part of Streptomyces sp. DSM 40750 genomic DNA contains:
- a CDS encoding helix-turn-helix transcriptional regulator: MRWPARKARLGYPVHATQGTAGYRLGAGAKLPPLLLDDNEAIAVAIGLRTAAGGSVIGIEESSLRALTKLEQVLPSRLRHRVHTLNTATVRAGAVPAPKVSADTLMAIAEACRQRERLRFDYISPRRGPSIRSVEPHSLISFERHWYLVAWDTDRTDWRTFRVDRLTPRTPAGPQFPPPRELPDGDVATYLAHQLSSQTWPFQATITLHEPAVAVADRVWPGMGVIEPVDGHSCLLHLGADTPRDLAWMITSVDADFTLTHAPPELADALRTQGARCLNAVREVEV, translated from the coding sequence ATGCGGTGGCCGGCGAGGAAGGCTCGCCTCGGCTACCCGGTGCACGCCACCCAGGGCACCGCCGGCTACCGGCTCGGCGCCGGCGCCAAACTGCCCCCGCTGCTGCTCGACGACAATGAGGCCATCGCCGTCGCGATCGGGCTGCGCACCGCGGCCGGCGGCTCGGTCATCGGGATCGAGGAGTCCTCCCTGCGCGCACTCACCAAGCTGGAGCAGGTGTTGCCATCCCGGCTGCGGCACCGTGTGCACACCCTGAACACCGCTACCGTCCGGGCCGGCGCCGTCCCAGCCCCCAAAGTCTCCGCGGACACCCTCATGGCCATTGCCGAGGCGTGCCGCCAACGTGAGCGGCTGCGCTTCGACTACATCAGCCCCCGCCGCGGCCCAAGCATCCGCTCGGTCGAGCCACACAGCCTGATCAGCTTCGAACGCCACTGGTACCTGGTCGCCTGGGACACCGACCGCACCGACTGGCGCACCTTCCGTGTCGACCGGCTCACCCCACGCACTCCGGCCGGCCCGCAGTTCCCCCCCCCGCGCGAACTCCCCGACGGCGACGTGGCCACCTATCTGGCCCACCAACTGTCGTCGCAGACGTGGCCCTTCCAGGCCACCATCACTCTGCACGAGCCCGCCGTAGCGGTTGCCGACCGCGTCTGGCCCGGCATGGGCGTCATCGAACCCGTCGACGGCCACAGCTGTCTGCTGCACCTGGGCGCCGACACCCCCCGCGACCTCGCGTGGATGATCACCTCGGTCGACGCCGACTTCACCCTCACCCACGCCCCACCGGAACTTGCCGACGCCCTGCGCACCCAAGGCGCCCGCTGCCTGAACGCCGTACGAGAGGTAGAGGTATAG
- a CDS encoding FAD-binding oxidoreductase, translating into MSRILPPGVSDEDFTAAIEEFRRAVGDEFVRIDEADLAGFRDPYPVGDAEAHLASAVVSPRDTEQVQEVVRIANRYGVPLSVISTGKNNGYGGSAPRLSGAVVVNTGERMNRVLDVDEKLGYALLEPGVTYFDLYEYLEANAPSLMIDCPDLGWGSVVGNALDRGAGYTPYGDHFMWQTGMEVVLPQGDVMRTGMGAIPGNTTWQLIPYGFGPYPDGMFTQSNLGVVTKMGIALMQKPPASLTYRITFENESDLEQIVDIMLPLRINMAPLQNVPVLRNIILDAAAVSRRADWYDGDGPLPPEVIERMKKELGLGYWNFYGTLYGPLQLIEMNYGIIKEAFGQVPGARFHTHEERHDRGAHVLHDRHKINNGIPSLSELQVLDWLPNGGHVGFSPISPPVGRDAMKQFRMVRSRADEYAKDYAAQFVVGLREMHHIALLLFDTKDATARAETLTLTRLLIDEAAAEGYGEYRTHNALMDQVMSTYSWGDSALLKFHEAVKDALDPNGIIAPGKSGVWPARYRGAGL; encoded by the coding sequence ATGAGCCGCATCCTTCCCCCCGGCGTCAGCGACGAGGACTTCACCGCCGCCATCGAGGAGTTCCGCCGGGCCGTGGGCGACGAGTTCGTCCGCATCGACGAGGCGGACCTGGCCGGCTTCCGCGACCCGTACCCCGTCGGCGACGCCGAGGCGCACCTCGCCTCGGCGGTGGTCTCCCCGAGAGACACCGAACAGGTGCAGGAGGTCGTCCGCATCGCCAACCGCTACGGAGTCCCGCTCTCAGTCATCTCGACCGGCAAGAACAACGGTTACGGCGGCTCGGCGCCGCGGCTGTCGGGTGCCGTGGTGGTCAATACCGGCGAGCGGATGAACCGCGTTCTCGACGTCGACGAGAAGCTCGGCTACGCCCTGCTCGAACCCGGCGTCACCTACTTCGACCTCTACGAGTACCTGGAGGCCAACGCACCCAGCCTGATGATCGACTGCCCCGACCTCGGCTGGGGCAGCGTCGTCGGCAACGCCCTCGACCGCGGCGCCGGTTACACCCCCTACGGTGATCACTTCATGTGGCAGACCGGCATGGAGGTCGTACTGCCACAGGGCGATGTCATGCGCACCGGGATGGGCGCCATACCGGGCAACACGACATGGCAACTGATCCCGTACGGCTTCGGCCCGTACCCGGACGGCATGTTCACGCAGTCCAATCTGGGCGTCGTGACCAAGATGGGCATCGCGCTCATGCAGAAGCCGCCCGCGTCGCTGACCTACCGGATCACCTTCGAGAACGAGAGCGACCTCGAACAGATCGTCGACATCATGCTGCCGTTGCGCATCAACATGGCGCCGTTGCAGAACGTCCCCGTGCTGCGCAACATCATCCTCGACGCCGCGGCGGTCTCCAGGCGCGCCGACTGGTACGACGGCGACGGCCCGCTGCCGCCCGAGGTGATCGAGCGGATGAAGAAGGAACTCGGCCTCGGCTACTGGAACTTCTACGGCACCCTGTACGGCCCGCTGCAGCTGATCGAGATGAACTACGGAATCATCAAGGAAGCCTTCGGGCAGGTGCCCGGCGCGCGCTTCCACACTCACGAGGAACGCCACGACCGCGGTGCCCATGTCCTGCACGACCGGCACAAGATCAACAACGGCATTCCGAGCCTCAGCGAACTACAGGTGCTGGACTGGCTCCCCAACGGCGGCCACGTGGGCTTCTCCCCGATCTCCCCGCCGGTGGGCCGGGACGCGATGAAGCAGTTCCGGATGGTGCGTTCACGCGCGGACGAGTACGCCAAGGACTACGCCGCCCAATTCGTCGTCGGCCTCCGGGAGATGCACCACATCGCACTGCTGCTGTTCGACACGAAGGACGCCACGGCGCGGGCCGAGACCCTGACCCTCACCCGGCTGCTCATCGACGAGGCGGCCGCCGAGGGATACGGCGAGTACCGCACCCACAACGCCCTCATGGACCAGGTCATGAGCACTTACAGCTGGGGCGACAGCGCCTTGCTGAAGTTCCACGAAGCCGTCAAGGACGCCCTTGACCCCAACGGCATCATCGCCCCCGGCAAGTCCGGCGTCTGGCCGGCACGTTACCGAGGAGCGGGTCTGTGA
- a CDS encoding NAD(P)-dependent alcohol dehydrogenase yields the protein MPTTTTAAVLEAPGQPFAFHQVELDDLRADEVLVRMVAAGLCHTDLSVQAGHIPFPLPGVIGHEGAGVVEAVGSAVTRVAPGDSVALSFTSCGRCGQCRGGHPAYCATWLPANIFNNGTRADGSATLRRGGTVLGGRFFGQSSLSAKAVVDERSVVKVGSDLPLHLVAPLGCGIQTGAGTVLNVLRPEPGSTLAVFGTGAVGLAAIAAAALTPLSAVIAVDLVDHRLDVALGLGATHRVNAGTEDIAKALAGITDGAGLDYAIDTTANMSVLRTAVDALGTLGRAAAIGATTPGTELALDYQGLLVGRSIVGVTEGDADPESLIPLLAGLYRQDRLPLDAIVRTYPFSEINQAVADARDGTAIKPVLLFDAV from the coding sequence ATGCCCACGACAACCACCGCTGCCGTGCTGGAGGCGCCCGGTCAGCCGTTCGCCTTCCACCAGGTCGAGCTCGACGACCTCAGGGCGGACGAGGTGCTGGTCCGCATGGTGGCCGCCGGTCTGTGCCACACCGATCTCAGTGTCCAGGCCGGCCACATCCCCTTCCCACTGCCCGGTGTGATCGGCCACGAGGGTGCCGGTGTCGTCGAAGCGGTCGGTTCCGCGGTGACCCGTGTCGCGCCCGGCGACTCGGTCGCCCTGTCCTTCACCTCGTGCGGGCGGTGCGGCCAGTGCCGCGGTGGGCATCCGGCGTACTGCGCGACGTGGCTGCCCGCCAACATCTTCAACAACGGCACCCGCGCCGACGGAAGCGCCACCCTCCGCCGCGGCGGCACCGTGCTCGGCGGGCGCTTCTTCGGCCAGTCCTCGCTCAGCGCGAAGGCCGTCGTCGACGAGCGCAGTGTCGTCAAGGTCGGCAGCGACCTCCCTCTCCACTTGGTCGCGCCCCTGGGCTGCGGCATCCAGACCGGCGCCGGCACGGTGCTGAACGTCCTGCGGCCCGAACCGGGCAGCACACTGGCCGTGTTCGGCACGGGCGCCGTCGGCCTCGCCGCGATCGCCGCGGCGGCGCTGACTCCGCTGTCGGCCGTCATCGCCGTCGACCTGGTCGACCACCGTCTCGATGTGGCGCTCGGCCTGGGAGCGACCCACCGCGTCAACGCGGGGACCGAGGACATCGCGAAAGCGCTGGCCGGGATCACGGACGGTGCCGGACTGGACTACGCCATCGACACCACCGCGAACATGAGTGTCCTGCGTACGGCGGTCGACGCGCTCGGCACGCTCGGACGTGCCGCCGCCATCGGCGCCACGACGCCCGGTACCGAACTCGCGCTCGATTACCAGGGCCTGCTGGTAGGACGTTCGATCGTCGGGGTCACCGAGGGGGACGCCGATCCCGAGTCGCTCATCCCCCTGCTCGCCGGCCTCTACCGGCAGGACCGGCTTCCGCTGGACGCAATCGTCAGGACCTACCCGTTCAGCGAGATCAACCAGGCGGTCGCGGACGCCCGGGACGGCACGGCGATCAAGCCCGTCCTCCTGTTCGACGCCGTCTGA
- a CDS encoding DeoR/GlpR family DNA-binding transcription regulator, protein MLPERRHQLILRALRSGGTASVTDLAEQLDSSAATIRRDLLKLEADGLLTRVHGGAVIDEERTPFNDAAEVLVAEKDTIAAQAATMIEDGQSIILDSGTTVHRLALQLHGRRLTVITNNLAVYDELIGDENIDLMLLGGMVIRESRMLDGFMAEDNLRQVHADWLFMGACGLRPGGQVMDTTVAEVPARRAMIAAGDKVVLLADKSKFPGTGMVKICGPEDLDALVTNAPEDEATCMALREAGVKVIATAPAAGDG, encoded by the coding sequence GTGCTGCCTGAACGACGACACCAACTCATCTTGCGGGCCCTGCGTTCCGGCGGCACCGCCTCCGTGACCGACCTCGCCGAGCAGCTTGACTCCAGCGCGGCGACCATCCGCCGTGACCTCCTCAAGTTGGAGGCAGACGGGCTGCTCACCCGTGTCCATGGTGGAGCGGTCATCGATGAGGAGCGAACTCCCTTCAACGATGCCGCCGAGGTTCTGGTGGCGGAGAAGGACACCATTGCCGCCCAAGCGGCCACGATGATCGAGGACGGCCAGTCGATCATTCTCGACAGCGGCACAACGGTCCACCGGCTGGCACTTCAACTGCACGGTCGCCGACTTACCGTGATCACCAACAACCTCGCCGTGTATGACGAGCTCATCGGCGACGAGAACATCGACCTGATGCTGCTCGGAGGCATGGTCATCCGTGAGTCACGCATGCTGGACGGTTTCATGGCGGAGGACAACCTCCGCCAGGTTCACGCCGACTGGTTGTTCATGGGTGCTTGTGGCCTCCGCCCCGGGGGCCAGGTCATGGACACCACCGTGGCCGAGGTGCCCGCCCGACGCGCCATGATTGCCGCCGGCGACAAGGTGGTGCTCCTGGCTGACAAGAGCAAGTTTCCGGGAACCGGCATGGTGAAGATCTGCGGCCCCGAGGACTTGGACGCGCTTGTCACCAACGCACCGGAAGACGAAGCGACCTGTATGGCCCTGCGCGAGGCCGGCGTGAAAGTAATAGCGACGGCTCCGGCCGCAGGCGACGGCTAA